In Candidatus Defluviibacterium haderslevense, the following are encoded in one genomic region:
- a CDS encoding carbohydrate binding family 9 domain-containing protein, producing the protein MYLIKGIIVFITVLFITKGIGQSYNSFVKTPKEYAILRTNIAPHIDGLQNDVIWKTAFATDSFIQYEPKPFQCASLDSKVKLCYDDNAIYVYAHLYDTPSKIRKELSSRDAVQYSNSDYFTISFDTYNDDQNGTRFIIGANGVQSDSKIFNNYSDFNWNGVWESKVKIVEDGWIAELKIPYYNLRFPKKEKQIWGLQCARYINRLGETDTWTPLDPKINGHVNQWGNLTGLEKINPPIRIHLSPYFAANYQQNETETNQGIKTNEHSKSISGGLDMKVGLNESFTIDATLIPNFGQVKSDNKRLNTTPFEIYYEENRPFFTEGTDLFNKGDIFYSRRIGSEPNKKNNVYETLSSSEVLEANPNETQLYNATKFSGRTNHKLGIGILNAIVAPTNARIRDTLSNHNRTFQTSALTNYNVAVIDQILKNNSSVSCINTSTWRNQNERNANVTALLLNIKDKKNKYEWSTMGRMSHVFTPDQKKYSGYTADWSLNKISGNWVWSISQALKDKRWDPSDLGFSQQNNYLQENANIYYNQYEPKKIFQQTNYWLGVNYISRLEPFSYQNVNFNAGFWGKLKNQMTLNYWFNISPKSIDYFEARQEDRQFKYPINYNAGINFQLDPRKKLSSAFFIYLLQIPKWKNSYYEFSISPIYKINSHLNLSLNTSFGYGNNEYGYNFTISDGSFGKRNTQTLNNSIYIAINFTPKSNLTFGTRHYWSKIWYYSFYKLNDDGSLNIDPEYKHNADLSQNYFNLDCIYTWEFAPGSFLNLIWKNSLNRYQESNDIIKSENYIDNVKGTFSSPQHNAITLKLIYFIDYNQARKALNKKH; encoded by the coding sequence ATGTATTTAATCAAAGGTATTATTGTATTTATAACCGTTTTATTTATAACTAAAGGCATTGGTCAATCTTATAATTCATTCGTCAAAACACCAAAAGAATATGCTATATTACGTACTAACATAGCCCCTCATATTGATGGTTTGCAAAACGATGTAATTTGGAAAACAGCCTTTGCAACGGATAGTTTCATACAATATGAACCAAAACCATTTCAATGTGCTTCATTAGATTCCAAAGTAAAACTTTGCTATGATGACAATGCCATTTATGTTTACGCTCATTTATATGATACTCCATCTAAAATTAGAAAAGAATTGAGTTCGAGAGATGCTGTTCAGTACTCAAATTCCGATTACTTCACTATAAGTTTTGACACTTACAACGATGATCAAAACGGAACAAGATTCATAATTGGAGCGAATGGGGTACAATCTGATTCAAAAATTTTTAATAATTATAGCGATTTTAATTGGAATGGAGTGTGGGAAAGCAAAGTAAAAATTGTTGAGGATGGATGGATAGCTGAATTAAAAATACCTTATTACAATCTTAGATTTCCAAAAAAAGAAAAACAAATTTGGGGCCTTCAATGTGCACGATATATCAATAGATTGGGGGAAACAGATACCTGGACACCCTTAGATCCAAAAATAAATGGCCATGTAAACCAATGGGGGAACTTGACCGGACTAGAAAAAATAAATCCGCCTATTAGAATCCACCTATCGCCTTATTTTGCAGCTAACTATCAACAAAACGAAACTGAAACCAATCAAGGAATAAAAACCAATGAACATTCTAAATCAATATCAGGTGGTCTGGACATGAAAGTTGGACTCAATGAATCATTTACTATAGATGCAACACTCATACCTAACTTTGGTCAGGTAAAATCAGATAACAAAAGATTAAATACTACGCCCTTTGAAATATATTATGAAGAAAACAGACCTTTTTTTACTGAAGGTACCGATTTATTTAATAAAGGAGATATATTCTACAGCAGAAGAATAGGAAGTGAGCCTAATAAAAAAAATAATGTTTATGAAACCTTGTCCTCTTCAGAAGTATTAGAGGCTAATCCAAATGAAACACAACTGTATAATGCAACAAAATTTTCAGGAAGAACTAATCACAAACTGGGAATCGGAATACTTAATGCTATAGTAGCACCAACCAATGCACGTATTCGAGATACACTTTCGAATCATAACAGGACATTTCAAACCTCTGCTTTAACGAACTATAATGTAGCTGTAATTGATCAAATACTAAAAAATAATTCGTCCGTAAGTTGCATTAACACCTCTACTTGGCGTAATCAAAATGAAAGGAATGCAAATGTAACAGCACTATTATTAAATATAAAAGATAAAAAAAACAAATATGAATGGTCAACTATGGGCCGAATGAGTCATGTGTTTACACCCGATCAAAAAAAATATTCTGGGTACACAGCCGATTGGTCATTAAATAAAATTAGCGGTAATTGGGTTTGGTCTATAAGTCAAGCCCTCAAAGATAAACGATGGGATCCTTCTGATCTTGGCTTCAGTCAACAAAATAATTATCTACAGGAAAATGCAAATATCTACTATAATCAATATGAACCTAAAAAAATATTTCAACAAACTAATTATTGGTTAGGCGTAAATTACATCAGCAGATTAGAACCATTTTCGTATCAAAATGTAAATTTCAATGCTGGCTTTTGGGGCAAGCTAAAAAACCAAATGACGCTTAATTATTGGTTCAATATTTCACCTAAGTCTATAGATTACTTTGAAGCTCGCCAAGAGGATAGACAATTCAAATATCCTATAAATTATAATGCTGGCATCAACTTTCAATTAGATCCAAGAAAAAAATTGTCAAGTGCTTTCTTTATTTACCTACTTCAAATTCCAAAATGGAAAAATTCCTATTACGAATTTAGTATAAGTCCAATTTATAAAATAAACAGCCACCTAAATCTCAGCCTGAATACAAGTTTTGGCTACGGAAACAATGAGTATGGGTACAATTTCACTATAAGTGATGGAAGTTTTGGCAAAAGAAACACACAAACACTAAACAATAGTATTTATATTGCCATCAATTTTACACCGAAAAGTAATCTTACCTTTGGAACTAGACATTACTGGTCTAAAATTTGGTACTACTCCTTTTATAAACTAAATGATGATGGAAGCCTGAATATTGATCCTGAATACAAGCATAATGCAGATCTTAGCCAAAATTATTTCAATCTGGATTGTATATATACTTGGGAATTTGCACCTGGAAGTTTTCTTAATCTTATATGGAAAAACAGTTTAAACCGATATCAGGAATCAAATGATATAATCAAATCTGAAAATTATATCGATAATGTTAAAGGCACATTTAGCAGCCCTCAACATAATGCAATTACCCTAAAACTAATTTACTTTATAGATTATAATCAAGCAAGAAAAGCACTTAATAAAAAACACTAG
- a CDS encoding M48 family metalloprotease, with product MENYLEFLSPNLNHALAWMVIHSLWQATIIALIVGIFMIINNKKSPQFRYALGNVGLLLIIISSITTFLYYYYQSVGNPNVSYIPNTFDVQTKAQLTITPEQASLSISNVDESNLFNKTALINYFNQNIYTIVLIWLFGMVLFLMRLLGGISYVYYLKHRLNFPVDEYWSQLLNNIKTKLNFSKTIEFVESALVRSPMVIGHLKPIILFPIGSINKLEVNEVEAILAHEIAHILRNDYLINILQTILEAIFYFHPAVWWLSSQVRIERENCCDDVAVKICGNSLTYAKSLVRVQEMTYIQNPQIAMSAGGQKRSLLFQRVQRILNHKQHKTTIFDKLISFGVILSIILCVSFVDSKLNNNKTYGAIKKLESTIALDSTSTYIKYYNNAGELDSFIITGKIKDGIYDFTDRLYTAILEVKNNFVISFNINGLQVDKKDFQKFSGIINQIILTNNEQNNSEVNATSSEHSKTLSYSYNPYSNEIQSSIEHNSQKRSEKNASWFLEHAKEYPGNYIKRNNGSLFQLLTNDGSFYEFDEQGTIVQEIHPNKKINTPQIADAYIPNINSIQITSDQIIEMIDEQKSHIEELSDIAAELSRTRNNNHEIKRTENELNSLENELEGIENELNQYTNQFSNFKDLEQSKKLNNELKKLEKELDKSKIKIKHNHNKLLQLNADKERGTVCGQTNSYMSPEWVESIGKELKKDKLLHSEYNSISIQHNYMLVNNQRLKDKDFKKYKKLYEDITGNQITSGTNITMCFNGPKLLTENIYQNTNDVTYSNNDIEYNYPSFMNALIIGLNQGGYIDFGKPIQFELSNKIFKINGNKLNTSELNVYLKQATEDSNNDVAPNFKYTFNGIINGIDGFNVRLSGKLNTDTSK from the coding sequence ATGGAAAATTATTTGGAATTTCTTTCCCCCAATTTGAATCATGCACTAGCATGGATGGTTATCCATTCTTTATGGCAAGCTACAATCATAGCACTTATTGTTGGTATTTTTATGATTATAAATAATAAAAAATCACCACAGTTTCGATATGCCTTAGGAAATGTTGGTCTCCTACTGATAATAATAAGTTCAATAACTACCTTTCTATATTATTATTATCAATCAGTTGGAAATCCTAATGTTTCCTATATTCCCAATACATTTGATGTACAAACCAAAGCGCAATTAACCATTACCCCTGAACAAGCATCATTGTCCATTTCAAATGTTGATGAAAGTAATCTCTTCAATAAAACGGCACTAATCAATTATTTCAATCAGAATATTTATACCATAGTTCTGATATGGCTTTTTGGGATGGTGCTATTTTTGATGCGACTACTTGGTGGTATTTCCTATGTTTATTATTTAAAACACAGGTTGAATTTTCCGGTTGATGAATACTGGTCACAATTACTGAATAACATTAAGACAAAACTTAATTTTTCAAAGACTATAGAATTTGTAGAATCTGCATTAGTCAGATCCCCCATGGTCATTGGACATTTAAAACCTATTATACTATTTCCGATTGGCTCCATTAACAAATTAGAAGTGAATGAAGTCGAAGCAATCCTTGCACATGAAATTGCTCACATACTTAGGAATGACTATTTAATCAATATATTACAAACGATCCTTGAAGCTATTTTTTATTTTCACCCGGCTGTTTGGTGGTTATCATCTCAAGTTAGAATAGAAAGAGAAAATTGTTGCGATGATGTTGCCGTAAAAATTTGTGGAAACTCTTTAACCTATGCAAAATCTTTGGTACGTGTTCAGGAAATGACCTATATACAAAATCCGCAAATCGCTATGTCAGCCGGAGGTCAAAAAAGAAGTCTACTCTTTCAAAGAGTTCAAAGAATATTAAATCATAAGCAACACAAAACAACCATTTTTGATAAACTTATTTCATTTGGCGTCATACTGTCCATTATTTTATGTGTTTCATTTGTCGATAGTAAACTTAATAATAATAAAACGTATGGAGCAATTAAAAAACTTGAATCAACCATTGCACTGGATTCCACTTCAACTTATATCAAATACTATAATAATGCTGGGGAATTAGATTCATTTATCATAACCGGTAAAATCAAAGATGGCATCTATGATTTTACTGATCGTCTATATACTGCTATTCTGGAAGTTAAAAATAATTTCGTAATCTCCTTCAATATCAATGGTCTCCAGGTTGACAAAAAAGATTTTCAAAAATTTTCAGGTATCATCAATCAAATCATTTTAACAAACAATGAACAAAACAATAGTGAAGTTAATGCCACATCATCTGAACATTCAAAAACTTTGTCTTATTCATACAACCCCTATTCCAATGAAATTCAATCCTCAATTGAACATAATAGTCAAAAACGCTCAGAAAAAAATGCAAGCTGGTTTTTAGAACATGCCAAGGAATATCCAGGAAATTATATAAAAAGAAATAACGGTTCACTATTTCAATTACTTACCAATGACGGTTCATTTTATGAATTTGATGAACAAGGAACTATTGTACAAGAAATTCATCCCAATAAAAAAATAAATACACCCCAAATTGCCGATGCTTATATACCAAATATTAACTCAATTCAAATAACCTCAGATCAAATCATTGAAATGATTGATGAGCAAAAAAGTCATATTGAAGAATTGAGTGACATTGCAGCAGAACTATCACGAACACGAAATAATAATCATGAAATAAAACGAACAGAAAATGAATTGAATAGTCTGGAAAATGAATTGGAAGGGATAGAAAATGAACTAAATCAATATACAAATCAATTTTCAAATTTTAAAGACCTCGAACAATCTAAGAAATTAAATAATGAACTAAAAAAACTTGAAAAAGAATTAGATAAATCTAAAATAAAAATTAAACATAACCATAATAAATTATTACAATTAAACGCTGATAAAGAACGAGGTACCGTTTGTGGGCAAACCAATTCCTATATGTCTCCTGAATGGGTAGAATCAATTGGAAAAGAATTAAAAAAAGATAAATTGTTGCATTCAGAGTATAATTCGATTTCCATTCAACATAATTATATGCTAGTCAATAATCAAAGATTAAAAGATAAAGATTTTAAGAAATATAAAAAACTATACGAAGACATTACTGGAAACCAAATAACTTCAGGTACTAATATTACGATGTGCTTCAATGGACCGAAACTCTTAACTGAAAATATTTATCAAAATACGAATGATGTCACATATTCAAATAATGACATAGAATATAATTATCCATCTTTTATGAATGCCCTAATAATAGGTTTGAATCAAGGTGGATATATTGATTTTGGCAAACCCATACAATTTGAGCTATCGAATAAAATATTTAAGATTAATGGAAATAAATTAAATACTTCGGAATTAAATGTATACTTGAAACAAGCCACTGAAGATTCCAATAATGACGTAGCTCCTAATTTCAAATATACTTTTAACGGAATTATAAATGGCATAGATGGTTTCAATGTCAGATTGTCGGGGAAATTAAATACGGACACTAGCAAATAA
- a CDS encoding BlaI/MecI/CopY family transcriptional regulator, producing the protein MDQTNKSLITPTASELEILQVLWQHGSQTVRFVNDELNKIRNDVGYTTTLKIMQNMLDKGILRREIIDRSHIYSPVMPESMTQKQLLEEFLDSTYRGSAASLVIQALGHGKTTREELEKIKALIQNIENNK; encoded by the coding sequence ATGGATCAAACAAATAAAAGCCTTATCACTCCTACTGCTTCTGAACTTGAAATACTCCAAGTGTTATGGCAACATGGATCACAGACCGTACGCTTCGTTAATGATGAACTTAATAAAATCAGAAATGATGTCGGATATACCACCACCTTAAAAATAATGCAAAATATGCTCGATAAAGGGATATTAAGACGTGAGATCATTGACAGAAGTCATATTTATTCTCCCGTTATGCCAGAGAGTATGACCCAAAAACAACTACTTGAAGAATTTTTAGATTCAACATACCGCGGATCAGCTGCTTCATTAGTTATCCAGGCTTTGGGACACGGAAAGACAACACGGGAAGAATTAGAAAAAATAAAAGCCCTGATTCAAAATATTGAAAACAATAAATGA
- a CDS encoding DUF1761 domain-containing protein, with the protein METKTNWLAIIACAIGGMLLGFLFYGMLFQSQWMAGNGITQDLTTMKMMKNGAEMSESPTPMVVNTIAMIVYALIINWLLNRTGSHTLSSGAQVGASIGLISLIGIFVGHMFSQAPMNLSMIDGSYAFLLFTMMGAILGAWQKK; encoded by the coding sequence ATGGAAACTAAAACAAATTGGCTCGCTATTATAGCATGTGCTATAGGAGGTATGTTACTCGGATTTTTATTTTATGGAATGTTATTTCAATCCCAATGGATGGCTGGAAATGGCATAACACAGGATTTGACGACTATGAAAATGATGAAAAACGGAGCAGAAATGTCAGAATCGCCTACACCAATGGTTGTCAATACAATAGCTATGATAGTGTATGCTTTAATAATCAATTGGTTATTGAACAGGACTGGATCACACACATTATCTTCTGGCGCTCAGGTTGGAGCTTCAATAGGATTGATAAGTTTAATTGGAATTTTTGTAGGGCATATGTTTTCACAAGCACCGATGAATTTGTCCATGATTGATGGATCTTATGCTTTTTTATTATTTACTATGATGGGCGCCATATTAGGAGCTTGGCAAAAGAAATAA
- the msrA gene encoding peptide-methionine (S)-S-oxide reductase MsrA, which translates to MYKLYIFCLFLFGYVAVDAQTKPISLIPPKGKAIAAFAEGCFWCSEHIFESVVGVEKVISGYAGGTTKNPTYEQVSAENTGHAESVLVYYDPSKVSFESLVNVFFASHDPTTKDQQGPDHGSSYRSIAFYFNTDEKLTIEKTIRNLELSKAFKKKIVTEVLPIKVFYQAEDYHQDYIEHNPENPYVSSVSIPRFEQFKKKFKGKLKK; encoded by the coding sequence ATGTACAAATTATATATTTTTTGCCTATTTCTTTTTGGTTATGTCGCGGTGGATGCCCAAACCAAACCTATATCATTAATACCTCCTAAAGGGAAGGCGATTGCTGCTTTTGCTGAAGGGTGTTTTTGGTGCAGCGAGCATATCTTTGAATCAGTTGTGGGTGTTGAAAAAGTAATTTCGGGTTATGCTGGAGGTACGACAAAGAATCCAACTTATGAACAAGTTTCTGCTGAAAATACTGGTCATGCAGAATCAGTCTTGGTTTATTATGACCCATCAAAGGTAAGTTTTGAATCATTAGTTAATGTGTTTTTTGCTTCCCATGATCCAACAACAAAAGACCAACAAGGGCCTGATCATGGGTCTTCATATCGGTCCATAGCTTTTTATTTTAATACAGATGAAAAATTGACTATAGAGAAAACCATTCGAAATTTAGAACTTTCGAAAGCCTTTAAGAAGAAAATTGTAACTGAAGTTTTGCCCATAAAGGTCTTTTATCAAGCTGAAGATTACCATCAGGATTACATCGAACATAATCCTGAAAATCCTTATGTATCGAGTGTTTCTATACCAAGATTTGAACAATTTAAGAAAAAATTTAAAGGAAAACTTAAGAAATAA